One stretch of Arachis hypogaea cultivar Tifrunner chromosome 20, arahy.Tifrunner.gnm2.J5K5, whole genome shotgun sequence DNA includes these proteins:
- the LOC112784476 gene encoding uncharacterized protein yields MSGGKKGGPPKHQNKFAWKPNAGRKINETEVGGRFRPLSEITGVCPRCKDQIDWKRRYGKYKPLVEPAKCQRCSKRAVRQAYHNLCSGCAKEHRVCAKCCCSVNHIVGRDSAEVEAEQKMLEEAIKYARERERRTLLRAMNKDKPKSSRNNPTDTRDNKVGHLFPNATLEDYARLHGVKKDHGDGETCDSKFDDDSEDEVCDDKDVNSENEDCGDDDEDEVEEVDDDGSDHNDVVPEPKESKNE; encoded by the exons ATGAGCGGCGGGAAGAAGGGTGGGCCCCCGAAGCATCAGAACAAGTTTGCCTGGAAACCCAACGCCGGTCGCAAGATCAATGAAACT GAAGTTGGGGGAAGGTTCAGGCCTCTGTCTGAGATAACTGGTGTGTGCCCTCGCTGCAAGGACCAGATCGATTGGAAGCGCCGTTATGGCAAGTACAAGCCTCTTGTTGAACCTGCCAAATG tcAGAGATGCTCGAAGCGTGCTGTTCGTCAAGCTTACCATAACTTGTGTTCTG GGTGTGCAAAAGAGCACCGTGTATGCGCAAAGTGTTGTTGCAGTGTGAACCATATAGTTGGAAG AGATTCTGCTGAAGTTGAGGCGGAACAAAAGATGCTTGAGGAG GCTATTAAGTATGCTAGGGAGAGAGAAAGGAGAACACTATTGCGTGCT ATGAATAAAGACAAGCCTAAAAGTTCAAGAAATAACCCAACAGATACCAGGGACAATAAGGTTGGGCACTTATTTCCAAATGCAACCCTGGAAGATTATGCTAGGTTGCATGGAGTTAAAAAGGATCATGGTGATGGTGAAACCTGTGATAGTAAATTTGATGATGATAGTGAGGATGAAGTTTGTGATGACAAAGATGTTAACAGTGAGAATGAAGATTgtggtgatgatgatgaggatgaggtGGAGGAGGTGGATGATGATGGCAGCGACCACAATGATGTTGTTCCTGAGCCAAAGGAAAGCAAAAACGAATGA
- the LOC112785047 gene encoding uncharacterized protein, which produces MAASNARGSTNSFGHTEINWDKLDKTKFYVVGAGLFTGVTVALYPVSVVKTRMQVASRDTVERNAFSVVKGLLKTDGIPGLYKGFGTVITGTIPARIIFLTTLETTKVAAFKMLEPLTLSETTQAAIANGVAGMTSSLLSQAVFVPIDVISQKLMVQGYSGHTRYSGGLDVVRKVLRADGIRGLYRGFGLSVMTYSPSSAVWWASYGSSQRFIWRALGHSAEHEEGTPSVPKIVLVQATGGIIAGATASCITTPLDTIKTRLQVMGHEKTTSVKQVVRDLISEDGWKGLYRGLGPRFFSMSAWGTSMILAYEYLKRLCAKDE; this is translated from the exons ATGGCCGCTTCCAATGCTCGCGGCTCCACCAACTCCTTCGGTCACACTGAGATTAACTGGGACAA GCTAGATAAAACGAAGTTCTATGTTGTTGGTGCTGGCCTCTTTACGGGTGTTACGGTGGCTCTCTACCCGGTTTCTGTTGTGAAAACTAGGATGCAGGTTGCTTCAAGGGATACTGTGGAGAGGAATGCATTTTCTGTAGTGAAAGGGCTACTTAAAACAGATGGCATTCCTGGTTTGTATAAAGGGTTCGGCACAGTTATCACCGGAACAATTCCTGCCAGGATCATATTTCTCACTACATTAGAAACCACGAAGGTGGCTGCCTTCAAGATGCTTGAGCCCCTTACACTGTCTGAGACTACCCAAGCTGCTATAGCGAATGGGGTTGCGGGCATGACATCATCGCTTTTGTCACAAGCTGTGTTTGTACCAATTGATGTG ATTAGCCAAAAGTTGATGGTGCAAGGATACTCAGGGCATACCCGATATAGTGGGGGTCTAGATGTTGTTCGTAAGGTGTTAAGGGCTGATGGCATCAGGGGATTATATAGAGGGTTTGGTCTATCTGTTATGACTTATTCGCCATCCAGCGCTGTATGGTGGGCAAGTTATGGTTCAAGCCAACGGTTCATATGGAG AGCCTTGGGACATAGTGCTGAACATGAGGAAGGCACTCCTAGTGTGCCGAAGATTGTATTAGTTCAGGCTACTGGAGGGATCATTGCTGGTGCAACTGCATCCTGCATTACAACCCCATTGGATACCATAAAGACACGGTTACAG GTTATGGGACATGAAAAGACCACCTCTGTAAAACAAGTTGTGAGAGACTTAATCAGTGAGGATGGTTGGAAAGGTCTATATAGAGGCTTGGGCCCAAGATTTTTCAGCATGTCAGCATGGGGTACTTCAATGATATTAGCTTATGAATATTTGA AGCGTTTATGTGCAAAAGATGAATAG